The Candidatus Zixiibacteriota bacterium genome includes a region encoding these proteins:
- a CDS encoding glycosyltransferase family 4 protein: MNLLVLNWNDLGNPYAGGAEVHLEELLRRLTARGHTATLLCSGWAGCRREETIAGVRIVRCGNRYNFNWVAPFHLRRLARESRFELLIEDINKIPFYTPLYLRMKRLVVIPHLFATTVFHEINFVLGTYIFLAERPLVPIYRGCKFNVISESTADDIVARGILREDISVIHCGIDRVMYYRDPAVTKYKQPTALYLGRIKKYKSIQHLILAMKKVRRKLPDARLMIVGSGDYMKNLKSLARSLEVDNAVEFTGYVAPEEKVERMRRAHVAVLPSLKEGWGLTNIEANACGTAVVAARTPGLRDSVKDGESGLLYEYGNIDDLAGKIMLILQDSELRHRLEQGGLVWADRFNWDSAADQFEKLLFQVAEGGL, from the coding sequence GTGAACCTGCTGGTTCTCAACTGGAACGATCTGGGAAATCCGTACGCCGGCGGCGCCGAGGTCCACCTCGAAGAACTGCTAAGGCGTCTGACCGCGCGCGGGCATACCGCCACCCTGCTTTGCTCCGGGTGGGCCGGCTGCAGGCGCGAAGAAACAATCGCAGGCGTGCGGATTGTACGGTGCGGCAACCGGTACAACTTCAATTGGGTTGCGCCGTTTCACCTTCGGCGCCTCGCCAGGGAGTCACGATTTGAACTTCTGATCGAGGATATCAACAAGATTCCGTTTTACACGCCTCTCTACCTGCGGATGAAGCGCCTGGTTGTGATTCCTCATCTGTTTGCCACCACGGTATTTCACGAGATAAACTTCGTGCTGGGCACATACATTTTTCTCGCTGAAAGGCCTCTGGTGCCGATCTACCGAGGCTGCAAGTTCAACGTGATTTCGGAATCAACCGCCGATGACATTGTAGCACGGGGGATTCTCCGCGAGGACATCTCGGTCATTCATTGCGGTATTGATCGCGTTATGTACTACAGGGATCCGGCGGTAACTAAATACAAACAACCGACGGCCCTTTATCTTGGCAGGATAAAGAAATACAAGTCGATCCAGCATCTGATTCTCGCGATGAAGAAAGTCCGGCGAAAGCTGCCCGATGCCCGTCTGATGATTGTCGGCTCGGGCGATTATATGAAGAACTTGAAATCGCTGGCGCGGAGTCTCGAGGTCGACAATGCCGTAGAGTTTACGGGGTACGTTGCGCCCGAGGAGAAAGTCGAGCGCATGAGACGGGCGCATGTTGCGGTGCTGCCATCGCTTAAGGAAGGCTGGGGGTTGACTAATATCGAGGCCAACGCCTGCGGAACTGCAGTAGTGGCGGCACGCACCCCGGGGCTTAGAGACTCGGTCAAAGACGGCGAGTCCGGACTCCTCTACGAATACGGAAACATCGATGATCTCGCGGGGAAAATCATGCTGATATTGCAGGACTCCGAGTTGAGGCATCGACTCGAGCAAGGGGGACTGGTGTGGGCCGACCGGTTCAACTGGGATAGCGCCGCCGACCAGTTTGAGAAGCTGCTATTTCAAGTAGCCGAGGGGGGATTGTGA